The Alosa sapidissima isolate fAloSap1 chromosome 6, fAloSap1.pri, whole genome shotgun sequence genome window below encodes:
- the mgat2 gene encoding alpha-1,6-mannosyl-glycoprotein 2-beta-N-acetylglucosaminyltransferase: MRFRIYKRKVVILTLVVVVCGFAVWSNGSKQKKVAVFPKEAEPVKKGSSSSSSSSSSSSSSSSSSNNNNNQPQPPVQVQTTVPVSRKPTNETHVEKVAKPEIDNTTLVYRSIVFQLNFDQTIRNEEKFRAARHKDDLVVVVQVHNRPEYLRLLVDSLRKVRGVESILLIFSHDFWSPEINQVVASIDFCSVLQIFFPFSMQLYPQEFPGNDPKDCPRDIPKKDALKMGCINAEYPDSFGHYREAKFSQTKHHWWWKLHFVWDRVRVLKDHQGLVLLIEEDHYLAPDFYHVLKMMGTLKREQCPDCNILSLGSYGHIGYTSKANRVEVKAWKSTEHNMGMALYRQTYQQLIQCTDTFCTYDDYNWDWSLQHLTVTCLPAFWKVMVCEAPRIFHAGDCGMHHKKSTCMPSSQKTKIDNVLQSSGNQLFPKGLLITKRLPANGAGAVAPHVKNGGWGDIRDHELCKSYLRLQ; this comes from the coding sequence ATGAGATTCCGAATCTACAAGAGGAAGGTGGTGATACTGACtctggtggtggttgtgtgtggctTTGCTGTGTGGAGCAACGGGAGCAAGCAAAAGAAAGTGGCTGTCTTCCCCAAAGAGGCTGAGCCTGTGAAgaaaggcagcagcagcagcagcagcagcagcagcagtagtagtagtagcagcagcagcagtaataacaacaacaatcagCCACAGCCACCAGTCCAGGTGCAGACCACGGTACCGGTGAGCCGAAAGCCGACCAACGAGACACACGTGGAGAAGGTGGCAAAGCCGGAGATAGACAACACCACGCTGGTGTACCGCAGCATCGTGTTCCAGCTCAACTTCGACCAGACCATCCGGAACGAGGAAAAGTTCCGGGCGGCGCGGCACAAGGACgacctggtggtggtggtgcaggtgCACAACCGGCCGGAGTATCTGCGCCTGCTGGTGGACAGTCTGAGGAAGGTGCGTGGTGTGGAGAGCATCCTGCTCATCTTCAGCCATGACTTCTGGTCGCCCGAGATCAACCAGGTGGTGGCCTCCATCGACTTCTGCTCCGTGCTCCAGATCTTCTTCCCCTTCAGCATGCAGCTCTACCCACAGGAGTTCCCAGGGAACGACCCCAAGGACTGCCCGCGGGACATCCCCAAGAAAGACGCCTTAAAGATGGGCTGCATTAACGCGGAGTACCCCGACTCCTTCGGCCACTACCGCGAGGCCAAGTTCTCCCAGACCAAGCACCACTGGTGGTGGAAGCTGCACTTTGTGTGGGACAGAGTCCGGGTCCTGAAGGACCACCAGGGGCTGGTCCTGCTCATCGAGGAGGACCACTATCTGGCCCCAGACTTCTACCACGTCCTAAAGATGATGGGTACTCTAAAGAGAGAGCAGTGTCCAGACTGCAACATCCTCTCGTTGGGCAGCTATGGACACATCGGCTACACCAGCAAGGCCAACCGTGTGGAGGTGAAGGCCTGGAAGTCTACCGAGCACAACATGGGCATGGCCCTCTACCGACAGACCTACCAGCAGCTTATCCAATGCACGGACACCTTCTGCACCTACGACGACTACAACTGGGACTGGTCGCTGCAGCACCTGACCGtcacctgcctgcctgccttctGGAAGGTGATGGTGTGCGAGGCGCCGAGGATCTTCCATGCCGGCGACTGCGGCATGCACCACAAGAAGAGCACCTGCATGCCCTCCAGCCAGAAGACCAAGATCGATAACGTTCTCCAGAGCAGTGGGAACCAGTTGTTCCCCAAGGGCCTGCTCATAACCAAGAGACTCCCGGCCAATGGAGCTGGCGCTGTGGCTCCCCATGTCAAGAACGGAGGCTGGGGAGACATCAGGGACCACGAACTCTGCAAGAGCTACTTGCGACTACAGTGA